In Armatimonadota bacterium, the sequence CCGTGTTGCACCCAATGATAAGCGAGTCGCCCGCCGCTCGGCGGATGGTCTGGTAGAAGTCGAGGAGGATTTCAGCCGTGGTGCGGCTTTGGTCGGCGAACGTTCGCCCCTTGCTACCCATGCCGTCGGTGAAGGAAAAGCCCCACTGGCTCGTCACATCGAAGGTCGAATAGTCGTGCTTGATCAGCTCGTAGCCCCAAACGTGGAGGCGATGCACGTCATCGAAGACCTTGCCGAGCACGTCTTTGTTGCTTGGATCGAGCGTGTCCTTGGCCATGAACCACGACTCCGGGTGGGTCTCCGCCGAGTACAGCGGCCGCATCCAGATGCCTGGTCGGCACCCAAGCTCTTTCATCTTATGGGCGAGGTCCGGCATATCGCCAAAGCGCTGGTTTCCGCCGGTCCATTGCCCGCCTGAGGTGCCCGGCGGCAGTTGCCAGCCGTCGTCGATGACGGAAAACGGTCGGTTGGGACTCTCCGAAAGGTCCGAAACCCGCTTCGAATCCTCCAAAATCACCTTCGCTGTGTTGTTGCCGTAGGCGTAGTACCAGTCGTTGGCACCGTACACCGGTTTGTCGGCCAGCCTCGGCTTCGGACACAGCGTCTTGAGGAAGGTGTGCAAGGTCGGATGCGGGTCGCCGCCTTCAAACCGATACACCGTCGCGAGTTCGATCGACCGGCCCGTCAGCAATAACGGACAACTGCCCGACCGAACGTCGAGGATGAGGCGAACCATTTCGACTCCCGCCCGCCAATGGGCGAGGGCTCGGCAACCGGTGTTGACGCCCCAGCAGGTGGTTTGGTGGTCGTGATGCGCGGCGAAGTACCACGGCAGGACGCGGCTGTAGTCGTACTCGCCCCAATGCAGGGTGCCGTAGCTTCGCTCCCAATCGTCGCCCATGACCATCGCGCCCTCGGGGATGCCGTGGTTGTAGGTCGCCTCGATCTGATAGATCGGGTCGTCGGAGGCTTCGAGGGTGATGGTCCCTTTGTCGTCGGTGGTGATGCGGACGCCGTGGCCTTCCCACGTGTCGCCCTTCTTGGCGAGGCCGAAAACGCCCTTCGACGTCGTGACCCAAATTCGATTCGGTTGATCCACGGTCTTTCCCCTTTCCAAGGTACCCGTCGCCGGTAAGCTGGCGGCATGACTTTCCATCGATTCGCCCAGGGCGATTACGAGGTGCTTTTGCTTCAGGCTCAGCCTCCTTTAGCGACCAAGACCGCTGATCTGTTTCCGGATGTCGATCCCGACGAACTGGCCGAAGCGGTGCGGATCGCGCCGGAGAGTTTTGTGAACGGAGGGGAGGAGATTTTCTTTGGGCAGACCATTGCTTTGGTGCGGGGCCATGGCAAAACGATTCTGTTCGATACCGGCGTGCCGGTCGATCATGAGCGGGCGACGCTGCTGAAAAGCCTGGCCGCCGCCGGACTAACGGCGGGGGACATCGACTTGGTGTTCCTGACCCACCGGGACTTGGACCACGTGGGTGGGAACCTGACCGATGGTCGTCCGACCTTCCCCAATGCGCGGTACGCGATGGCGAGGACCGAATACGAGAGCTACAAAGTCGATCCGGTGAGGAACCATTTTCCAACCTATGTCGGGCCGCTGGAGGAGTTGGGTGTGTTCGATGTCGTCGAAGACGATGCGGAGATTGCGCCGGGCGTTCGGCTGGTTTTGACGCCAGGACATCGGCCCGGGGCGGCGAGCGTGCTGGTGGAGGATTCGGTTTTGTTGGCGGCGGACACGTGGCATTGCCCGGCTCAGGTGACGTTCCCGAACTGGACGATCAAGTTTGACTCCGATCCGGAGTTGGCGGTGGCGACTCGTCGGAGCGTCATCGAGCAAGCGGCGACAGAGGGTTGGCAGGTGGCGGTTCCGCACACGTTTCGATTGGGTTTGGGGCGGGTTATGGATGAGAGTGGTCGGATGCGCTGGGTTTCGAGTTTGTAGGCTGGCTGTCGACTATCCCCCGGTTCACTCCGTTCACCGGCCCCTTTGCTAAGGGGCATCTTGGCTTTATCCTCACCACACGGCTAGAACTCCTTGACTAAAGGCTAAAGGCTAAAGGCTTAGAACTACTCCGTCATCCCTGCTTTATCCGACGCCTTGGCGGCTTTCTTCGCCGCTTCATCGGACTCCATTTCCTCGACCGACCGCGTATGCAATCGCGCGGCACCGGTGTTGCCTTCAAACCGGGCCAGGTTCGGCTCCAACGTCAGCGATTTCTCCACCAGCGGGATGGATTCCGTGTACTGAGGCAGCCAGTCCCGCAGAGCCACGAGCATGCGGTCGGCCATCTGCCAGACCTCGTTGGGGTTGCAGACGGCGCCGGTGAGCGGGTCCATCATCATCGCCTGCTTCAGCAGACCGATGTCGCCGCTAACGGCGGCCCCGACCGCCAGCCTCTGCACCGAAACCGACGCCTGGCACACCGCCGCACAGCCCAGCGGAAGGTCGCCCGCCAGCGGCATGTTGATGCCGTTGCCATCCACGTACCCCGGCGCTTCGACGATGCAGTCATCCGGCAGGTTGGAGATGACGCCCTGGTTGCGCACATTGAAGTGCCCGCGGTAGATGCGTCCGGTCTCCAGGGACTCTAAAATATACGACCCGTGCTCCAGGCCGCGGTCCTCGGGGTTGAAGGTGAACGGCTTGTCGGCCAGCCACTTGGGGTACTCGTGCTCGAACCAGTTGCGCCCCTCGGTGCAGACGCGCAGGTAGCCGCCGGTCTCGCCGTTGATCCAACTGGAAAGGTCGATCCACTGCTCGATCTCGTCTGGCCGTTTGCGGTACCACGGCACGTACTCGCTGAGGTGGCCGTTGGACTCGGTGGAGTAGTAGCCGAACCGGCGGAGCATGTCGATGCGGACCTTTTCGGTGCGCGCGTACTCGGGGTGCCGCTCGAAGCCCTCCAGTAGGTACGGCGTCATATCCTGCCCTTGGAACCGCACCTGCACGTACCACGTTTGGTGGTTGATGCCCGCGCACACGATGTCGACGTCTTTGCGCGTGACGACGCCGTCGGGCGGAATCCAGCCATTCTCGCGCGCCAAAAGCTGAATGACGGACGCCAGTTGGCCGTGGCCGCCGATGACGCCGTGGCAGAGGCCGATGGTGGGCACGTCGGTGTACTCGGAGCACGCCCAAGTGAGCATGGCCATGGGGTTGGAATAGTTGAGGAAGAGGGCGTCGGATTCGGCGACGGCTTCGATGTCGGCGCAGAAGTCCAGCAGGACGGGAATGCCGCGCTGGGCGTACATGATTCCGCCCGGGCCGAGGGTGTCGCCCACGCACTGATCCACGCCGTAGGCAAGGGGAATTTCGACGTCGTGGCGGAACGCTTCGAGCCCGCCCACGCGCACGAAGCTAAAGATATACTTGGCGCCGTCGAGGGCGGTTTTTCGGTCGAGGCTGGCGGTGATTTTGGTGGGGAGTCCGCTCTCGCGCACGTCTCGCTCCACCAGTTGCCGAACCATCTCCAGGTTGCGCGCGTCGATGTCGTGGAGGGCGATTTCGATCTCGCGAAGCTCGGGCACGCACAGAATATCGCGGATCATCGTCCGCGTAAACCCAACGCTACCCGCCCCTAATACCGCGATTTTTTGTAACATTTGGTAAGAATATCTGGTGCGTTCGCGTGACGAAGCGTTATCATCTTAGGATTCATGAAAATGAAGTCTTTGAAATTATTTTTTGTGTTGTGGGGAATGTGGATGTATTTTTCCAGCGCCGTGGTCATCACACGGTTTGAGTTTGCGCGGGCGGTGGGCCGTCTGGTGCACTCTCGGCAGCCCCTCCTGATGCGGTTTACCGAAGGAACGTGGTGGATCACGGACCGGGTGTACCACGTGGTCGAGTTTACGATTCTGTCGATGCTGGCGCTGAAGCTTTCGCCTTACCTGCAGAAGCGACCGTTTGCGCTGATCCCGATGGCGTTGCTGATCGGGGCGGCGGACGAGTACCACCAGTTCCTGGTGAACGCCGGGGCGGCGCACACGTACGACGTGCTGATCGACGCGATCGGAGCGGGTGTGGTGCTGTGGGTGTACGTGCGCGGAAGCATTAAGCGAGAGTCGATGACGGCGATCGTGGCTTAAGATTCGGGAAGCCGGACACCTCAAGCCATAACGGATGGCGGTCGGTGATGTCTTTGCCGGATAAGTTTGGGGTAGTCAAAACTAGTCTCCAGATAAAATGTCTCGACAGGGAGGAGGATGGACAAAAAAACACTTTCGGAAGCTGACATCCGCACCAAATTCATTTTGCCCGCCATCCTTGGACCAAACGGCGAAAAGTGGGATAACCGCCATCAAATCCGCGAAGAGGTTCATTTCACGAACGGTCGCGTGATAGTCCGAGGAAAAATGGTCAGGCGTGGCGAGTCGAAGAAAGCCGACTACATTCTCTATTACAAACCGAAGTTAGCATTAGCCGTCGTCGAAGCAAAAGACAATAATCACGAAGTCGGGGCTGGGATGCAACAAGCTCTCCAGTATGCCGAAATCCTCGACATTCCATTTGTGTACAGTTCCAACGGGGATGGGTTCCTGGAGCATGATCGAACCGTAACGGAGGGCTCGGTAACAAGAGAATTAGGTCTTCACGAATTTCCATCCGCCGAAGAACTCTGGGCTCGTTACTGCAAAGCAAAAGGCTTAACGCCCGATCAGGAGGTTGTCACCACTCAGGACTATTACGATGATGGCTCCGGTAAAATCCCCCGCTACTACCAAGCAATTGCGATTAACCGAACCATCGAAGCGGTCGCCAAAGGGCAAGACAGAATCTTGCTGGTGATGGCAACCGGTACCGGTAAGACCTACACTGCCTTTCAGATCATATGGCGACTATGGAAGTCCGGCGCAAAGAAGCGAATCCTGTTCCTAGTTGATCGCAATGTCCTCGCGGACCAAACCAAAACCAATGATTTCAAGCCATTTGGTCAGGCGATGACCAAGGTCACCCATCGTACGGTTGACCCATCGTACGAAATCTACCTCTGTCTGTACCAGGCAGTCACCGGGACCGAAGAAGATCAAAACATCTATAAGCAGTTTAGTCCGGGGTTCTTCGACCTCATCTTTATCGACGAGTGTCACCGTGGCAGTGCCGCCGCCGATGCCTCCTGGCGAAAAGTCCTCGAATACTTCTCATCAGCCACGCAAATTGGGCTAACGGCCACTCCTAAGGAGACCAAAGATGTCTCGAACATCGACTATTTCGGCCAACCGATCTACACGTATTCGCTGAGACAAGGAATTGAAGACGGATTCCTCGCGCCGTACAAAGTGGTCCGAATCGGAATCGACAAAGACCTTGACGGCTGGCGTCCCGAGGCTGGTCAAACCGACAAGTACGGTCGAGAGATCGAAGATCGAGAATATAACGAGCGAGACTATGATCGAAATCTCGTCCTCGAAAAACGAACCGAACTCGTAGCGGCTAAGATCACCGAGTTCCTGAAAGCTACCGGTCGATTCTCAAAAACGATCGTCTTTTGTGAAAACACAGACCATGCCGAACGCATGCGACAAGCTTTGGTGAACGCCAACCCTGACCTCGCCGCGGCTAATAGTCGCTACGTAATGCGGATCACGGGTGATGACAACGAAGGGAAGCGTCAACTCGACAATTTTATTGATCCAGAATCGACCTTTCCCGTCGTTGCCACAACCTCTCAACTCATGTCGACGGGAGTGGATGCCCAAACCTGTAAGTTGATCGTGCTCGATAAGCGGATCGAATCCATGACCGAATTCAAGCAGATCATTGGACGCGGTACGCGGATCAATGAGGATTACGACAAACTCTACTTCACGATCATGGACTTTCGACGGGCAACGTCACTCTTTGCCGATCCCGATTTCGACGGCGAGCCAGTCCAGATTTACGAGCCAGGACTGGACGAAACACCTGTGCCACCTGACGACGAACCATTAACCGAAGAAATCGATGACGAGAGCGGTACCGACGAAACGGAGGATGAGGAGGATATGGTCCGCGAACGAACCAAGCGGTACGTAGTGGACACCGTCGAGGTTCGGGTTGCCACCGAAAGGATTCAATATCTCGGGGCGGATGGAAAGCTCATTACCGAGTCCCTCAAAGATTACACACGAAAGACGTTGCGTAAGACTTACGCTTCCTTAGACTCATTTTTGACGAAATGGAACGACGCCGAAAAGAAGCAAGCCATCCTCGAAGAACTTGCTAGTCAGGGGGTGTTCATTGATGAACTCTCCGAGCAAGTCGGGCGAGACTATGATGCCTTCGATCTCCTCTGCCACGTGGCGTTCGATCAGCCGCCCCTGACTCGGCGTGAACGCGCCGAGAGCGTGAAGAAGCGAAATGTCTTTGGGAAGTACGGTGATCAAGCCCGGGCTGTCCTCGAAAGCCTTTTGCAAAAATATGCCGACACCGGCATTGAGAGCGTAGAGTCGCTTGATATACTCAACGTGGACCCGCTACGGGCGTTCGGGACACCTGTTGAGATTGTCAGGTTGTTTGGTGGCAAGCCAGGTTACTTAGCTGCGATTCGGGAACTTGAGACGGCCTTATACGCGGGCGCTGCTTAGGCCATGTCAAACGTTTCGGGAATCGTCAAGTCCATTCAGGACATCATGCGGAAAGACGCCGGAACGTACGGCGATGCTCAACGGCTAGAACAACTCGGCTGGATGCTCTTCCTCAAGATTTTCGATGATCGCGAACAGGAACTCGAAATCCGCCGTGAGGATTACCAATCTCCCTTGCCCTCTCATCTGAGGTGGTCGGCGTGGGCCACCAATCCCGAGGGGATCACCGGCGATCCGTTGCTAGATTTCGTCAATAACACGCTCTTGCCAAAGCTCAAGTCGATCACTACCGACAAAGATCAGTTGACCAAAGTCTTTCGGTCGACTTTCGAAGATGCCAACAACTACATGAAGAATGGCACCCTCATGCGGCAGGTCATCAATAAGATCAATGGTATCGACTTCAACGCCAGCGATGACCGCCACATGTTTGGCGACATCTACGAGAAACTTCTTCGCGACCTTCAGTCAGCGGGTAACGCGGGTGAGTTCTATACACCACGAGCCGTGACCCAGTTCATTGTTGACATGGTGAATCCGCAACTGGGTGAACATGTGATGGACCCCGCCTGCGGAACCGGAGGCTTTCTAACTTGCTCCATAGAGCATCTTCGAACGCAAGCAAAAACCGTGGAAGACGAGGCTATTATTCAAAGTTCTTTTTCCGGCATTGAAAAGAAAAATCTGCCTCATGTCCTCTGCATGACAAATTTGTTGCTGCATGGAATCGATACTCCTTCCAATGTTCAGCATGGAAACACTCTCGCAAGACCACTAACCAGTTGGGGACCAAGAGAGCGTGTTGAAACTATCGTTACCAACCCACCCTTTGGCGGGATGGAGGAAGATGGAATTGAAGCAAATTTTCCCTCTGAGTTCCGAACACGGGAAACCGCTGACCTATTCCTTGTCCTCATCATGCGGCTCCTCAAAGATGGTGGCCGCGCAGGATTAGTTCTTCCTGACGGAACTCTTTTTGGTGAAGGTGTCAAAACTCGAATCAAGGAAGCCCTGCTAACCGAATGCAATCTCCACACAATTGTGCGGCTACCCAACGGCGTCTTTAACCCTTACACCAGCATCCGCACCAACCTTCTGTTCTTCACGAAGGGTGTACCAACGAAAGAGGTTTGGTACTACGAACATCCATATCCAGAAGGAATTAAAAGTTACAACAAAGGAAAGCCGATTCGAATTGAAGAATTCAAACCAGAAAAAGACTGGTGGGGGGAAGAAGCCGATGGCTTCAAATCCAGAGTTGAAAACGAACGCGCCTGGCGAGTATCACTTGACCATGTTAAAGCTGGAAATTTCAATCTTGATCTTAAGAACCCGCACACTGTCGACAATGGCCCCGGTGACGTGAACTTTCTTTTGGATGAATATGAAAGCCTCCTCGCTAAGATCGCCAGTACGCGCTCCAAGCTAAAGCAAGAACTCAGTCGCGCTATTAGCGGAACAGTCGAATGAATATCGAGACATTTTTCGGAAGGTTCGACAAGTTGGCTAACTCCGTAGGATCAGTCGAAAATTTGCGTGAATTGGTGCTACACCTTGCCATAACCGGTCGACTAGCGGAGCCAGAGCCTGAAGACGGTCCGGTTAGCGAACTCCTTACTGCACTTTCGGCATCGGCTAATCGTCATGGGAAAAGTCGAGGACCAAGCATTGAATCTGTGATTAATTCAGAATCGATTGTTGACCGCCCTATTGCTACACCTACTCATTGGGCTTGGGTTCCACTAAATAAGATTGGACTAATTTCTGGAGGAATGACGCCATCAAAAAATATTCCTTCTTACTGGGATGGTGACGTGAATTGGTTTTCGTCGAAAGACATCAAGGCTGATGAACTGAACGAATCAGAACTCAAGATCACCCGAAAAGCAACGGGGGCCACAAGGCTCAATATTTATCCTCCTGGCTGTCTGGTTATGGTTGGTCGAAGTGGCATTCTTAAGCGGACTTTTCCCGTTTCGATACTGCGGGTTGAAGGCACCGTCAACCAAGATCTAAAGGTACTGTCACCGTTTGTTGCGGGAATGGAGCGTTACCTTCAAGTCATGCTTCGCAGCATGAAAAGCTTCATTCTCAAGTCGTTGGTGAAAACCGGAATGACCGTTCAGAGCTTGAAGTACGAAGAGTTTGAAATGCAAGCGTTTCCCCTACCTCCTATTGGTGAGCAGAAGCGGATCGTTGCGAAAGTTGACGAATTGATGGCTCTATGTGACCAACTGGAAGCACAACTTCGTGAAAGGGAGGCGCAACAAGCCGAACTCGCCCGAGCCTCGCTTGCTCGCTTTGCAGCCGACCCAACCCCGGCCAATCTCGAATTTCTTTTTCATCAGGCGTTCGACATTGACCCCGCCGATCTCCGCAAAGCTATCCTCACCCTTGCCCTTCAAGGGAAACTCGTCCCCCAGGAACCCAACGACGAACCAGCCTTTGAAATCTTAAGTAGGGTAAGCAAACATAGGGAACAGCATGCAAAGGTGAAGGCTGAGAAGATGACCACACGCATTCATAAGCTAGGTAAAGACCAGAGATTTCACCAAATTCCTGCATCATGGACTTGGTGTCGGCTCGGTGATATAGTTCTTGAATTTCGTTACGGTACATCTCGAAAATGTGATCGTAATTCAAAAGGCGTACCAGTCCTACGAATCCCAAACATCCAAAGTGGTCTGGTCGATGCGACAGACCTAAAATTCACAGATATGCCTGAAGCGGAGTTTGATAGCTTGAGATTGCGAGAGGGAGATCTGCTCCTAGTTCGCTCCAATGGAAGCGAGAGTTTAGTTGGACGAAGTGCAGTCGTTACTTCAACTGACGAAAAGTATGCCTATGCGGGTTACCTTGTTCGCGCAAGGATTCCAAGCGAGGAGGTTTCCGCGCACTTTTTGCAGATTGCGCTCAGTACACCCGCTGTGCGTTATCAAATTGAAGGACCTATTCGAACTACAAGCGGGGTGAAGAATATCAACACTAGCGAGCTATCGAATATCGCTTTTCCGCTTCCACCACTCGCGGAACAGACACGGATCGTGGACAAAGTGGGGCTACTAATGGCTTTAGTGGACCAGTTGGAAGCCAAGCAGAAAGAATCAAGGGCCAAGGCTGAAGACCTTCTGGCAGCATTGGTTCATGCCATAACGGTCCCACAATCGCCCTCGCACGTTGCCGAGTCAGAACAGCCAGACTATCAAACCTTCATCCATCCAAGCGTCTTTCTCGCTGCCGAGATTACCGATCGTCTCCATGACCACAACACTTTTGGTCAAACCAAACTTCAGAAAGTCATTTACCTCGCAGAGTATTGCCTTCAACTTCCTGAGATAGAGAGTTCTTACGTTCGATACCAGCGTGGACCCTATGATCCAAACCTCATTGACAGGATCGAAGCAGGATTAGTGGAACATCAGTGGTTTGACGTGCAATCGAGATCGGAAGGTAAGGGAAGACAATACTCTCGACTGGATGGCGACGAACGTTACCATGACCTTGTTCGCCTTCAATGGCAAGACAAAGCGAAGGAGATTCGAGACCTTGTCGACATGTTACGGACTTGGTCGAGTGAAGACTGCGAAATCTTCGCCACTCTCTTTGCGGCTTGGAATGACTTCATCATTCATGGCGAAGAAGTCACCGACGACAAGATCATCAACGAAGTCTTGTATAACTGGCATGAAGAAAAGCAGCGAATCTCGAAACCCACTTGGCAGAAGAAACTCGATTGGATGAAGGCCAAGGGATTTATTCCTGTCGGTTACGGCAAGCCGACAAAGAAGCCAGATCAACCAAAGTTGTTCTAGTCCTGGTTCGCCAATTCTCAATTTAGCAAGAATTGCAGGCGGGTCCGATTGCCGGGATTGTTAATCCGCGCGGGACCGAAGTGAACCCTTTCCGTCCCTCATCGTTCACGCGTGACAAATGGAAAGCAGCTATGGGCAACAGATGGGGGACCGACAGAAAGTGGCGCACCTGCTCCGTCGATTTGGATTTGGGGCGAGCGAGGCCGAGCTGGACTACTACGCCAAAGACGGCCACGCCGGCGCGATCGACAAGCTCCTTGACTACGAGAAGATCGACGACGTGGTGAACGTGGACCCCGACAGCTTTTCCAACGGCAAGAACGTGGTGAACATGCGGGTGGCGCAGGGCATCTTCGCCATGCGGCTGGTGGGCACGATGCGCCCGCTGCAGGAGAAGATGACGCTGTTTTGGCACAACCATTTTGCCACCAGCAGTCAGAAGGTTGAGAACGCCTTTGCGATGCTCCACCACGTGGACACCCTGCGCGCCAACGCCCTGGGCAAGTTCGAGGTCCTGCTGAAGGCCATCAGCAAAGACCCGGCGATGATCTACTGGCTGGACAACCAGGAGAACGTGGCCGAGCACCCCAACGAGAACTTTGCTCGCGAGGTGATGGAACTGTTCACCCTGGGCGTGGGCCACTATACCGAGAAGGACGTGCAGGAGGCGGCGCGATGCTTCACCGGGTGGAGCTACGGCCCTCCGCGCCGAGGTCCGGCGTTTGCG encodes:
- a CDS encoding MBL fold metallo-hydrolase produces the protein MTFHRFAQGDYEVLLLQAQPPLATKTADLFPDVDPDELAEAVRIAPESFVNGGEEIFFGQTIALVRGHGKTILFDTGVPVDHERATLLKSLAAAGLTAGDIDLVFLTHRDLDHVGGNLTDGRPTFPNARYAMARTEYESYKVDPVRNHFPTYVGPLEELGVFDVVEDDAEIAPGVRLVLTPGHRPGAASVLVEDSVLLAADTWHCPAQVTFPNWTIKFDSDPELAVATRRSVIEQAATEGWQVAVPHTFRLGLGRVMDESGRMRWVSSL
- the melA gene encoding alpha-galactosidase gives rise to the protein MLQKIAVLGAGSVGFTRTMIRDILCVPELREIEIALHDIDARNLEMVRQLVERDVRESGLPTKITASLDRKTALDGAKYIFSFVRVGGLEAFRHDVEIPLAYGVDQCVGDTLGPGGIMYAQRGIPVLLDFCADIEAVAESDALFLNYSNPMAMLTWACSEYTDVPTIGLCHGVIGGHGQLASVIQLLARENGWIPPDGVVTRKDVDIVCAGINHQTWYVQVRFQGQDMTPYLLEGFERHPEYARTEKVRIDMLRRFGYYSTESNGHLSEYVPWYRKRPDEIEQWIDLSSWINGETGGYLRVCTEGRNWFEHEYPKWLADKPFTFNPEDRGLEHGSYILESLETGRIYRGHFNVRNQGVISNLPDDCIVEAPGYVDGNGINMPLAGDLPLGCAAVCQASVSVQRLAVGAAVSGDIGLLKQAMMMDPLTGAVCNPNEVWQMADRMLVALRDWLPQYTESIPLVEKSLTLEPNLARFEGNTGAARLHTRSVEEMESDEAAKKAAKASDKAGMTE
- a CDS encoding DEAD/DEAH box helicase; the encoded protein is MDKKTLSEADIRTKFILPAILGPNGEKWDNRHQIREEVHFTNGRVIVRGKMVRRGESKKADYILYYKPKLALAVVEAKDNNHEVGAGMQQALQYAEILDIPFVYSSNGDGFLEHDRTVTEGSVTRELGLHEFPSAEELWARYCKAKGLTPDQEVVTTQDYYDDGSGKIPRYYQAIAINRTIEAVAKGQDRILLVMATGTGKTYTAFQIIWRLWKSGAKKRILFLVDRNVLADQTKTNDFKPFGQAMTKVTHRTVDPSYEIYLCLYQAVTGTEEDQNIYKQFSPGFFDLIFIDECHRGSAAADASWRKVLEYFSSATQIGLTATPKETKDVSNIDYFGQPIYTYSLRQGIEDGFLAPYKVVRIGIDKDLDGWRPEAGQTDKYGREIEDREYNERDYDRNLVLEKRTELVAAKITEFLKATGRFSKTIVFCENTDHAERMRQALVNANPDLAAANSRYVMRITGDDNEGKRQLDNFIDPESTFPVVATTSQLMSTGVDAQTCKLIVLDKRIESMTEFKQIIGRGTRINEDYDKLYFTIMDFRRATSLFADPDFDGEPVQIYEPGLDETPVPPDDEPLTEEIDDESGTDETEDEEDMVRERTKRYVVDTVEVRVATERIQYLGADGKLITESLKDYTRKTLRKTYASLDSFLTKWNDAEKKQAILEELASQGVFIDELSEQVGRDYDAFDLLCHVAFDQPPLTRRERAESVKKRNVFGKYGDQARAVLESLLQKYADTGIESVESLDILNVDPLRAFGTPVEIVRLFGGKPGYLAAIRELETALYAGAA
- a CDS encoding N-6 DNA methylase → MSNVSGIVKSIQDIMRKDAGTYGDAQRLEQLGWMLFLKIFDDREQELEIRREDYQSPLPSHLRWSAWATNPEGITGDPLLDFVNNTLLPKLKSITTDKDQLTKVFRSTFEDANNYMKNGTLMRQVINKINGIDFNASDDRHMFGDIYEKLLRDLQSAGNAGEFYTPRAVTQFIVDMVNPQLGEHVMDPACGTGGFLTCSIEHLRTQAKTVEDEAIIQSSFSGIEKKNLPHVLCMTNLLLHGIDTPSNVQHGNTLARPLTSWGPRERVETIVTNPPFGGMEEDGIEANFPSEFRTRETADLFLVLIMRLLKDGGRAGLVLPDGTLFGEGVKTRIKEALLTECNLHTIVRLPNGVFNPYTSIRTNLLFFTKGVPTKEVWYYEHPYPEGIKSYNKGKPIRIEEFKPEKDWWGEEADGFKSRVENERAWRVSLDHVKAGNFNLDLKNPHTVDNGPGDVNFLLDEYESLLAKIASTRSKLKQELSRAISGTVE